The Rhodobacter sp. 24-YEA-8 DNA segment GGGGCATGGTGTGATGGCCTCCGTCCATGATCTGGGCCTCGCCGCCCGCCATTGCACCCGGCTTTTGCTGATGGATCGCGGGCGTCTGGTCGCCGATGGCCCGCCACGCGAGGTGCTGACCGAGGCGCGGCTTGCGGTTACATTCGGCATCCGCGCCCATCTGTCGGAAAGCGCGGAGGGGCTGATTTTCCAGCCGCTCGGGGTGATCCGGTGATCCGCGACCATCTCGCGCGGCCCTGGCTGTTCGCGCAATTGCCGGGCCCGATGCGCATCCTGTCCCATGCGCCTTATGGCGCGGGGTTCGTGACCGGCGACACCATCGCCTGGCGTGAGGTGCGCGACCAGGATCTGAAGCCGGATTTCCCGGTGGAAATCTGGTTCGGGGCCGAGATGGCCCGCGCCCCGATGCAAGCGACGGTTGGCGTGATGACCTCGCGCGATGTATCGAGCCGGGTGCTGGCCGAGGCTGAGGCGGAAGGTGTCCGGGCGGCGGCGCTTGTGACGCTGGGCCTCTCGAATGCCGAATCCGTCGGGCGGCGCCTGCCCTGGCACAGCGCCGATGGATCGGGGTTTGGGACGGTGAATATCCTCGTCAGCACCGATGCCGCCCTGTCGCAGACCGCACAGATCGAGGCGCTGACCATTGCGGTCGAGGCCCGTACCGCCGCGATCATGGATCTGGGGCTGGATCTCACC contains these protein-coding regions:
- a CDS encoding adenosylcobinamide amidohydrolase, with amino-acid sequence MIRDHLARPWLFAQLPGPMRILSHAPYGAGFVTGDTIAWREVRDQDLKPDFPVEIWFGAEMARAPMQATVGVMTSRDVSSRVLAEAEAEGVRAAALVTLGLSNAESVGRRLPWHSADGSGFGTVNILVSTDAALSQTAQIEALTIAVEARTAAIMDLGLDLTTGRATGTGTDCLALACLPGEGRYAGLHTAAGEAVGAAVRKAVAQAGAEWMAWRARKLRDPGTQATR